The Haloarcula laminariae genomic sequence GCTTCGTATCTATATGGACGATCGAGACCCGCCAGAGGAATTTGCGGACGTCAATAAAGCAGTCGGAGAGGAGTGGGAGGCTGAAACGACCCCCTATGAGCGCATTCGGCGGGTCGTTGCGCATACGTATAGCCCTGTCTCGGCTGATGCAGTTGCTGACGACGCACAGACCGCTCCAAAAACTGCCCGCAAACATCTGAATACACTCGCAGAGGAAGGCTTCGTCGAGACAGAGACTGGCGAGCACGGTGCTACGCTGTATCGCCGCTCCCCTGAGTCGCTGGTCGTCGAGCAAGCTGCGGATATCCTCGAGCACGTCTCGACTGACGAACTCATCGCGCGGATCCAGGAGATGCGCGAGCAACTCTCTGAGTATCAGTCAAAGTTTGGCGTCGAGTCACCGGAGGAACTGGCTGTCGATCAGACTAATCAGGCACTCGCTGCGTCTGACTCCACGCCAGACGAACCCGATCCGGAGACGATTCGTGAGTGGAAGACACTCCGGCGAAACCTCGCGTTCGCAAACGCTGCCCTCTCGATCGGGAACGCCGAGCAGTTCGTCGACGGCGATCGTCGCTCCACAGACGATAGCGTCCCCGCGTGAGATATGGCGGGCCCACAGGCGGAGGATCATACCCTCCGTGGCGCAATTGATCGGCCAGCACTGCTTTCAATCCGAGATGTCATCGAGGAGATGGAACCGCTTGCGACATCCCGTCTCGACGACTATCTCAATCCATCAGTACTCGAAGTCTCCCTCGATGACGGGCTTTGTGACGCCGACGGAGCTCGGATCGACGTCCAGTGGACGACGCAGGACGATTACAAGTTCCATTATACGGATACCGCGGACGTGAATCTTCGCTGGGGAAACCATCTCCACGGCGGGGACTACATCCATGTCTCTGGGACAGAACATTACCATCCGCCGCCGGATGCGAGTTCAGATCCTGCTGATGTCGAGGACTCCTGTATCACGCAGTCCCCCGAAGAGTTGGTCACTCGTGCCGTTCTCAAACTCTGGCGAGTCGCATATCATACAGACTCGTATTCTCCGCTAAACGCTGGAAGCAACCCTCCCTGAGACAAAAAACGATTGTACGGCATCACAGAATTCACGGAGAGCAACGAGATGGTTGGAGGCCATCGTTTCACTGGATTCGGCAGTCACCCAGATAGAGCGTCATAAAACCGTTCACACGGTGGTTGTTTTCGGAAGTATCGGAAATAGATTGTCTGCTCAGTATTCCCTATATTGAGCGGTTGGGGGGTCAGCTAATACGTGCGCCAACTGTTCCATGATGCCTGATCTCTAGGCTTTGCCAGCTTATAAGGTGTGGTGGTGAGTAGCATAAAATAGGGAGGTCGCTATCGCCAGTGGCGAGAGTAAGGCTCAAGGAAAAGAATAATAATCAGGCTGGAAGAAAACACGGACCTGTAAACGTATCCTCGACAAAACTCACTGGAAAATGGAACGGACAGGAACTCTTTACGACTTCGCGGAACACGAGACGGAGACTTC encodes the following:
- a CDS encoding DUF7342 family protein translates to MDDRDPPEEFADVNKAVGEEWEAETTPYERIRRVVAHTYSPVSADAVADDAQTAPKTARKHLNTLAEEGFVETETGEHGATLYRRSPESLVVEQAADILEHVSTDELIARIQEMREQLSEYQSKFGVESPEELAVDQTNQALAASDSTPDEPDPETIREWKTLRRNLAFANAALSIGNAEQFVDGDRRSTDDSVPA